Proteins co-encoded in one Halorussus vallis genomic window:
- a CDS encoding HFX_2341 family transcriptional regulator, whose amino-acid sequence MQTHIVPVGFDYDRLIAPLVRDQLDVDRVVLLEGAVGSEANVEYSRRLSRKLDQDFRNLLGATTERVVVEDVYDYDTAFEQAYDLINAELDGGGEVWVNISSMPRTVSFAYATAAHSVMVEREEDREKIHTYYTAPEKYLETELAEELHEQVDLLSDLLESDAGGTADSDDAVGLDDRIGDRLESARELLSEFDERGTTIGAKEVGEGHIVELPVASFSNVKPFEEVILFKLGEDGQFASVSELAEALSRELNEEYTDSFRSKVIYNVDRLGPGGKGYIEQEEHGKSYRTRLSRIGELWVRAHANGEINTE is encoded by the coding sequence ATGCAGACCCACATCGTTCCGGTCGGCTTCGACTACGACCGGCTCATCGCGCCGCTGGTGCGCGACCAACTGGACGTCGACCGGGTCGTTCTGCTGGAGGGCGCGGTCGGCAGCGAGGCCAACGTCGAGTACTCCCGGCGGCTCTCCCGCAAACTCGACCAGGACTTCCGGAACCTGCTCGGCGCGACCACCGAGCGCGTCGTGGTCGAGGACGTCTACGACTACGACACCGCCTTCGAGCAGGCCTACGACCTCATCAACGCCGAACTCGACGGCGGCGGCGAGGTGTGGGTCAACATCAGTTCGATGCCACGCACCGTCTCCTTCGCGTACGCCACGGCCGCTCACTCGGTGATGGTCGAACGCGAGGAGGACCGCGAGAAGATTCACACCTACTACACCGCCCCCGAGAAGTACCTCGAAACCGAACTCGCCGAGGAACTCCACGAGCAGGTCGACCTCCTCTCGGATTTGCTGGAGAGCGACGCTGGCGGAACCGCCGATTCGGACGACGCCGTGGGCCTCGACGACCGCATCGGCGACCGCCTGGAGAGCGCCCGGGAACTGCTCTCGGAGTTCGACGAGCGGGGCACCACCATCGGCGCGAAGGAGGTCGGCGAGGGCCACATCGTCGAACTGCCGGTCGCCTCCTTCTCGAACGTCAAGCCCTTCGAGGAGGTCATCCTGTTCAAACTGGGCGAGGACGGCCAGTTCGCCAGCGTGAGCGAACTCGCCGAGGCGCTGTCCCGGGAGCTAAACGAGGAGTACACCGACAGTTTCCGGTCGAAGGTCATCTACAACGTCGACCGACTCGGACCGGGCGGCAAGGGGTACATCGAGCAAGAAGAGCACGGGAAGTCCTATCGGACGCGGCTGTCGCGTATCGGGGAACTGTGGGTCCGGGCGCACGCGAACGGCGAAATCAACACGGAGTGA
- a CDS encoding D-2-hydroxyacid dehydrogenase, giving the protein MSERPTVLVPHYVSDRARSALRDEVFDLLSDVDLAVAATPSETDDHLPSTEVLLTTKFPAERIDDAPELRWVQALSAGVDGYDLDALSNAGVALTSASGVHSQPIGEQVLAYALMFERNVQKGMNQQHRGVWENYGGKEFRDETVGILGLGEIGGRVAELAGAFGTEVIGTKRTPETAPDAVDEAFGPDGLYEVLSRADYVVVSCPLTDETRGLLGEEEFRTMRSSAVLINVARGEIVDEVALTEALQEGHIRGAALDVFEEEPLPPESPLWDLSNVVVTPHMAGSTPHYWTRCADLFAENYERFVAGDRGELENRVI; this is encoded by the coding sequence ATGAGCGAACGCCCGACCGTTCTCGTTCCCCACTATGTGTCGGACAGGGCGCGGAGCGCGCTCCGCGACGAGGTGTTCGACCTCCTCTCGGACGTGGACCTCGCGGTGGCCGCCACGCCGTCCGAGACCGACGACCACCTGCCGAGTACCGAGGTGCTCCTGACCACGAAGTTCCCCGCCGAGCGCATCGACGACGCCCCCGAACTTCGGTGGGTGCAGGCGCTCAGCGCGGGCGTCGACGGCTACGACCTCGACGCGCTGTCGAACGCGGGCGTGGCGCTCACCAGCGCCTCGGGCGTCCACTCCCAACCCATCGGTGAGCAGGTGCTCGCGTACGCACTGATGTTCGAGCGCAACGTCCAGAAGGGGATGAACCAGCAACACCGCGGCGTCTGGGAGAACTACGGCGGCAAGGAGTTCCGGGACGAGACGGTCGGAATACTCGGCCTCGGCGAAATCGGCGGTCGCGTGGCCGAACTCGCCGGGGCGTTCGGCACCGAGGTCATCGGCACCAAGCGCACGCCCGAAACCGCTCCCGACGCCGTGGACGAGGCGTTCGGTCCCGACGGCCTCTACGAGGTGCTGTCGCGGGCCGACTACGTCGTGGTTTCGTGCCCGCTGACCGACGAAACTCGCGGACTGCTCGGCGAGGAGGAGTTCCGGACGATGCGCTCGTCGGCGGTGCTCATCAACGTCGCCCGCGGGGAGATCGTCGACGAGGTGGCGCTGACGGAGGCGCTCCAGGAGGGCCACATCCGGGGCGCGGCCCTCGACGTGTTCGAGGAGGAACCGCTCCCGCCGGAGTCGCCGCTCTGGGACCTCTCGAACGTCGTCGTCACGCCACACATGGCCGGGTCGACGCCTCACTACTGGACCCGCTGCGCCGACCTGTTCGCCGAGAACTACGAGCGGTTCGTCGCGGGCGACCGCGGCGAACTCGAAAATCGCGTGATATGA
- a CDS encoding DUF1405 domain-containing protein — MATALPDREHLPFPLAPLPDRVEDFGLRFAWVIVAINLVGTAFGFWYYRFQFAIEPQVMWPLIPDSPVATLFIAGSLALWKLGRSREWLNALAFFGCLKLGLWTPFVLLAFADAFSYNSVWMYNFLFWSHLGMVAEAFLIHRYSDFPVWAVAVAVVWYGFNDLVDYFVPLVGDPHHTTIPAEWTGEAYNHAVHAHDVAAAGAVVITLLATFLAMATRVKKLEAE; from the coding sequence ATGGCGACCGCGCTTCCGGACCGCGAACACCTCCCTTTCCCCCTCGCACCCCTGCCCGACCGCGTCGAAGATTTCGGCCTGCGCTTCGCGTGGGTCATCGTCGCTATCAACCTCGTCGGGACGGCCTTCGGCTTCTGGTACTACCGCTTTCAGTTCGCCATCGAACCGCAGGTGATGTGGCCGCTTATCCCCGACAGCCCGGTCGCGACCCTGTTCATCGCGGGGAGCCTCGCGCTCTGGAAACTCGGCCGTAGTCGGGAGTGGCTGAACGCGCTGGCGTTCTTCGGCTGTCTCAAACTCGGCCTCTGGACGCCGTTCGTCCTGCTGGCGTTCGCCGACGCCTTCTCGTACAACTCGGTCTGGATGTACAACTTCCTGTTCTGGAGCCACCTCGGGATGGTCGCCGAGGCGTTCCTCATCCACCGCTACAGCGACTTCCCGGTGTGGGCCGTCGCCGTCGCCGTCGTCTGGTACGGCTTCAACGACCTCGTGGACTACTTCGTCCCGCTGGTCGGCGACCCCCACCACACGACCATCCCCGCCGAGTGGACCGGCGAGGCGTACAACCACGCCGTCCACGCCCACGACGTGGCGGCCGCGGGTGCGGTCGTCATCACGCTGCTGGCGACGTTCCTGGCGATGGCGACGCGGGTGAAGAAGTTGGAAGCCGAATAG
- the pdxS gene encoding pyridoxal 5'-phosphate synthase lyase subunit PdxS produces MAEPTDIEELKRGSELVKRGFAQMQKGGVIMDVVNPQQARIAEDAGAVAVMALEAVPADIRKRGGVARMADPADVEEIIDEVSIPVMGKSRIGHTKEAQILEAIGVDMIDESEVLTPADDKYHIDKREFTSPFVCGARNLGEALRRIEEGAAMIRTKGEAGTGDVNQAVHHQRTIKSQIRELEGMNKEEREMLAREIEAPADLVHETAEAGRLPVVNFAAGGIATPADAALMMHHDCDGIFVGSGIFGAEDPERMADAIVEATNNWDDPERLAAISKDIGSGMKGEANVDLPEEEKLQGRGN; encoded by the coding sequence ATGGCAGAGCCTACCGATATCGAGGAGCTAAAGCGTGGGAGCGAACTCGTCAAGCGCGGGTTCGCCCAGATGCAGAAGGGTGGGGTCATCATGGACGTGGTGAACCCCCAGCAGGCCCGCATCGCCGAGGACGCCGGCGCCGTCGCGGTGATGGCGCTCGAAGCCGTCCCCGCGGACATCCGCAAGCGCGGCGGGGTCGCCCGGATGGCCGACCCCGCCGACGTCGAGGAGATAATCGACGAGGTGTCGATTCCGGTGATGGGCAAGTCCCGCATCGGCCACACCAAGGAGGCCCAGATTCTGGAGGCCATCGGCGTCGACATGATCGACGAGTCGGAGGTGCTGACGCCCGCCGACGACAAGTACCACATCGACAAGCGCGAGTTCACCTCGCCGTTCGTCTGCGGCGCGCGCAACCTCGGCGAGGCGCTCCGGCGCATCGAGGAGGGCGCGGCGATGATCCGCACCAAGGGCGAGGCCGGTACGGGCGACGTCAATCAGGCGGTCCACCACCAGCGCACCATCAAGAGCCAGATTCGCGAGCTCGAGGGGATGAACAAGGAGGAACGCGAGATGCTCGCCCGCGAAATCGAAGCCCCCGCAGACCTCGTCCACGAGACGGCCGAGGCCGGCCGCCTACCGGTCGTGAACTTCGCGGCCGGCGGCATCGCCACGCCCGCCGATGCGGCGCTGATGATGCACCACGACTGCGACGGCATCTTCGTCGGGTCGGGCATCTTCGGTGCCGAAGACCCCGAGCGGATGGCCGACGCCATCGTGGAGGCGACGAACAACTGGGACGACCCCGAGCGACTCGCCGCGATCAGCAAGGACATCGGTTCGGGCATGAAAGGCGAGGCCAACGTCGACCTGCCCGAGGAAGAGAAGCTTCAGGGCCGTGGGAACTGA
- a CDS encoding DUF7385 family protein — MDRSEFKELVSSLTPHESADTVNTYRNTVSIACPACGDPFDDLVVCEGEYDSLELSRILDLCVTTVDDDAVLFTHQE; from the coding sequence ATGGACCGGAGCGAATTCAAGGAACTCGTCTCGTCGTTGACGCCCCACGAGTCGGCCGACACCGTCAACACGTACCGGAACACGGTCAGCATCGCCTGCCCGGCCTGCGGGGATCCGTTCGACGACCTGGTCGTCTGCGAGGGCGAGTACGACAGCCTCGAACTGAGCCGAATTTTGGACCTCTGCGTGACGACCGTCGACGACGACGCGGTGCTGTTCACCCACCAGGAGTGA
- a CDS encoding AI-2E family transporter, whose translation MGWVRELSFDRERIAWWLVAIALAVAVGYVVASFLGTFLLGLFVYYATRPMYRRLLRRVHQPTLTAVAALFGIALPGLILLGYTVVVSVRELGSLAGVGLDQFQGVLGPYVDTSVLLDPEQLADVARANQQALLDDRSADALRELLGSVLAVLGVLASTAFGLVVMLIVAFYLLRDDHRLAKWFRTEVVGDDSPTVAFARAVDGDLETVYFGNILTAFVIAIVAAVIYNALDAFAPAAVSVPSPTLLGLLTGLASLVPVVGMKLVYIPIGLLIGVTAFLADPTLVWFPVVFLIVTFVVVDSVPELLLRPYVSGRDLHTGLVMLAYIVGPVLFGWYGLFLGPLLLVLVVHFARTILPELVESDRFATPDADARPMTDGWSAETDDRIPKVRPPVGPLASRRRRRAADSRESSDPESDEPSPDDPQRRDDGSHGGEN comes from the coding sequence ATGGGGTGGGTACGAGAGCTCTCGTTCGACCGCGAGCGAATCGCGTGGTGGCTCGTGGCTATCGCGCTGGCGGTCGCGGTCGGCTACGTCGTCGCGTCGTTCCTCGGAACGTTCCTCCTCGGTCTGTTCGTCTACTACGCGACCAGACCGATGTACCGGCGGTTGCTCCGGCGGGTCCACCAGCCGACGCTGACCGCCGTCGCCGCGCTGTTCGGCATCGCGCTCCCGGGCCTGATACTGCTCGGCTACACCGTCGTCGTCAGCGTCCGGGAACTCGGCTCGCTGGCGGGCGTCGGCCTCGACCAGTTCCAGGGCGTGCTCGGACCGTACGTCGACACCTCCGTCCTGCTCGACCCCGAGCAACTGGCGGACGTCGCGCGGGCGAACCAGCAGGCACTGCTCGACGACCGGAGTGCCGACGCGCTCCGGGAACTCCTCGGATCCGTGCTGGCGGTTCTCGGCGTGCTCGCCAGCACGGCGTTCGGCCTGGTCGTCATGCTCATCGTCGCGTTCTACCTGCTCCGGGACGACCACCGCCTCGCGAAGTGGTTCCGAACCGAGGTCGTCGGCGACGACAGCCCGACCGTCGCGTTCGCCCGGGCGGTCGACGGCGACCTGGAAACCGTCTACTTCGGGAACATCCTTACCGCCTTCGTCATCGCCATCGTCGCGGCGGTCATCTACAACGCGCTGGACGCGTTCGCGCCGGCCGCGGTTTCGGTTCCCTCACCGACGCTGCTCGGACTGCTCACCGGGCTGGCCAGTCTCGTGCCGGTCGTCGGGATGAAACTGGTGTACATCCCAATCGGACTCCTGATCGGCGTCACGGCGTTCCTGGCCGACCCCACGCTGGTGTGGTTCCCGGTCGTGTTCCTGATCGTCACCTTCGTGGTCGTCGACTCGGTCCCCGAACTTCTGCTCCGTCCCTACGTCTCGGGGCGGGACCTCCACACCGGCCTGGTGATGTTGGCGTACATCGTCGGCCCGGTGCTGTTCGGCTGGTACGGCCTGTTCCTCGGACCGCTGTTGCTCGTGCTGGTCGTCCACTTCGCGCGAACCATCCTGCCGGAACTGGTCGAGTCCGACCGGTTCGCGACCCCGGACGCCGACGCGCGCCCGATGACCGACGGGTGGTCGGCCGAGACGGACGACCGAATCCCGAAAGTGCGCCCGCCCGTCGGACCGCTGGCGAGTCGGCGGCGCCGCCGCGCCGCCGACTCGCGGGAGTCGTCCGACCCAGAGTCGGACGAACCGTCGCCTGACGACCCCCAAAGACGCGACGACGGGAGCCACGGCGGGGAGAACTGA
- a CDS encoding sugar phosphate isomerase/epimerase family protein: MRPAIQLYTLRALDDSLPDLLRRVGETAFEGVEFAGLGDSDPADVADALDDAGLEAAAAHVGIDDLEDDPGGVAETYRQLGCETLVVPYLPEADFANAKAVADTGRRLTELAARLDEAGANFAYHNHDHEFTELGESSGFELLAGETDIDLELDVGWADAASHDPVDLLGRLRDRVPLVHLKDVGDGEPVELGEGQVDAEACVEAARDAGAEWLVYEHDEPTDPEASLHHGAETLDSLLE, from the coding sequence ATGCGACCAGCGATCCAGTTGTACACGCTCCGCGCGCTGGACGACTCGCTCCCCGACCTCCTCCGCCGCGTCGGCGAAACCGCCTTCGAGGGCGTCGAATTCGCCGGACTCGGCGACAGCGACCCCGCCGACGTCGCCGACGCGCTCGACGACGCCGGCCTCGAAGCGGCCGCCGCCCACGTCGGCATCGACGACCTGGAGGACGACCCCGGCGGCGTCGCCGAAACCTACCGGCAACTCGGCTGCGAGACGCTGGTCGTCCCGTACCTCCCCGAAGCTGACTTCGCGAACGCGAAGGCGGTCGCCGACACCGGCCGCCGACTGACCGAACTGGCGGCCCGACTCGACGAGGCGGGGGCGAACTTCGCGTACCACAACCACGACCACGAGTTCACGGAACTCGGAGAGTCGTCGGGGTTCGAACTCCTCGCGGGAGAAACCGACATCGACCTCGAACTCGACGTCGGTTGGGCCGACGCGGCGAGCCACGACCCCGTCGACCTGCTGGGCCGCCTCCGCGACCGCGTGCCGCTGGTCCACCTCAAGGACGTGGGCGACGGCGAACCGGTCGAACTCGGCGAGGGCCAGGTCGACGCCGAGGCGTGCGTCGAGGCGGCCCGCGACGCAGGTGCGGAGTGGCTGGTGTACGAACACGACGAACCCACCGACCCCGAGGCCTCGCTCCACCACGGCGCAGAGACGCTGGACTCGCTTTTGGAGTGA
- a CDS encoding VOC family protein, which translates to MIEKLSMVTRVVEDQNEAISFYTESLGFEIRRDHPGPHGRFVTVAPETDENVELVLVAPDGFDDEGVESLRATTGNDWGLIYEVDDCRATYEELRGRGVEFRDEPQEMPWGIQAVAIDPDGNETVLQEPVGPGGN; encoded by the coding sequence ATGATAGAGAAACTGTCGATGGTAACGAGAGTCGTCGAAGACCAAAACGAGGCGATTTCGTTCTATACGGAGAGCCTCGGATTCGAAATCAGGCGGGACCACCCCGGACCGCACGGACGGTTCGTCACCGTCGCGCCGGAGACCGACGAGAACGTCGAACTCGTGCTCGTCGCTCCGGACGGCTTCGACGACGAGGGCGTAGAGAGCCTCCGGGCGACGACCGGAAACGACTGGGGCCTCATCTACGAGGTCGACGACTGCCGGGCGACCTACGAAGAACTGCGGGGCCGCGGCGTCGAGTTCCGCGACGAACCACAGGAGATGCCGTGGGGAATCCAGGCGGTCGCGATAGACCCCGACGGGAACGAGACCGTCCTGCAGGAACCGGTCGGCCCCGGCGGGAACTGA
- a CDS encoding MFS transporter, producing MVGQTATEERVTVSQVMDRIPVGRFHRRLLAICGSAWAFDGMEVIIISFTLPVLIGAWGLSGLTAGLLGSASLMGMILGNWAWGRYADERGRIDAFQWTVLTYSLFAGLTAFATGFYSGFALRFLTGVGLGGALAVDTSYLSEHLPTDRRGRYLVYLDAFWPLGNVLAVVLAWLFLSALATPAGTVAVPVLGAVAGWRLLFASAAFPALLVFVIRSQLRETPYYLARRGDVDAANDRIREIAEENGEEYTPISADAVETSDSSPGYSRLFEADLRKRTAMIAAAWFAINFGYYGVFIWLPQTVGAAGVVSDLQVGGLTVGGLYLYFLLIGLVQFPGYFSAAYLVEKVGRKATLGGYLALSGLFTFVFAASMPGVSLFGAGLSGFWPFFVGLLAASFFTLGAWGAIYAYTPELFPTEVRGTGNGFAGGVGKIGAVIGPILAGALVEVGYLAALAPLAVAFVLGGLVVFAFGEETMGEPLF from the coding sequence ATGGTAGGACAAACAGCGACGGAGGAACGCGTCACCGTCTCGCAGGTGATGGACCGAATCCCGGTCGGCCGATTCCACAGACGACTGCTGGCGATCTGCGGGAGCGCGTGGGCGTTCGACGGCATGGAGGTCATCATCATCAGCTTCACCCTCCCGGTGCTCATCGGCGCGTGGGGGCTGTCGGGGCTCACGGCCGGACTGCTCGGCAGCGCCAGCCTGATGGGGATGATACTCGGCAACTGGGCGTGGGGCCGGTACGCCGACGAGCGCGGGCGCATCGACGCCTTCCAGTGGACCGTCCTCACTTACTCGCTGTTCGCCGGGCTGACCGCCTTCGCCACCGGCTTCTACTCGGGGTTCGCGCTCCGGTTCCTGACCGGCGTCGGCCTCGGCGGCGCGCTCGCGGTCGACACCTCCTACCTCTCCGAACACCTGCCGACCGACCGCCGCGGGCGCTACCTGGTCTACCTCGACGCCTTCTGGCCGCTCGGTAACGTCCTCGCCGTGGTGCTGGCCTGGCTGTTCCTCTCGGCGCTCGCCACGCCCGCCGGCACCGTCGCGGTGCCGGTCCTCGGCGCGGTGGCCGGCTGGCGTCTGCTGTTCGCCAGCGCGGCCTTCCCGGCCCTGCTCGTGTTCGTCATCCGGAGCCAACTCCGCGAGACGCCCTACTACCTCGCGCGGCGCGGCGACGTCGACGCGGCCAACGACCGCATCCGCGAGATCGCCGAGGAGAACGGCGAGGAGTACACCCCCATCTCGGCCGACGCGGTCGAAACCAGCGACTCCTCGCCCGGCTACTCGCGGCTGTTCGAGGCCGACCTCCGGAAGCGCACCGCGATGATCGCGGCGGCGTGGTTCGCCATCAACTTCGGCTACTACGGCGTGTTCATCTGGCTCCCCCAGACCGTGGGCGCGGCGGGCGTCGTCTCCGACCTCCAGGTCGGCGGGCTGACGGTCGGCGGCCTCTACCTCTACTTCCTGCTCATCGGTCTGGTCCAGTTCCCGGGCTACTTCAGCGCCGCCTACCTCGTCGAGAAGGTCGGCCGGAAGGCGACCCTCGGCGGGTATCTTGCACTGTCGGGGCTGTTCACGTTCGTCTTCGCCGCTTCGATGCCCGGCGTGTCGCTGTTCGGTGCGGGGCTGTCGGGCTTCTGGCCCTTCTTCGTCGGCCTGCTGGCGGCGAGTTTCTTCACGCTCGGCGCGTGGGGCGCCATCTACGCCTACACCCCCGAACTGTTCCCCACCGAGGTTCGCGGGACGGGCAACGGTTTCGCGGGCGGCGTCGGCAAGATCGGCGCGGTCATCGGCCCGATTCTGGCTGGCGCGCTGGTCGAAGTGGGCTATCTGGCCGCGCTCGCACCCCTTGCCGTCGCGTTCGTCCTCGGCGGCCTGGTGGTGTTCGCGTTCGGCGAGGAGACGATGGGCGAACCGTTATTCTAG
- a CDS encoding polysaccharide deacetylase family protein, with the protein MQDRTPTPFPMPTAYLTVDDAPSAELPRKLAVLEARDVPALFFCEGRRLAEHPDHARRAVEAGFHLGNHTYAHRRASDLSVEEFRDELDRTESLLDDVYDRASATRPARVFRFPYGDTGGDRGERFQRMLADGGFVPPDLTRIGDDRYRERRGDDRDWYWTVDVEDWTADSASELRDRVEAAADRLKDASNDIVLFHDSGNTIEQFEAFVDQFLENGVAFADPLDLVD; encoded by the coding sequence ATGCAGGACCGAACACCAACACCGTTTCCGATGCCGACCGCCTACCTCACCGTCGACGACGCGCCGTCGGCCGAACTCCCGCGGAAACTAGCAGTCCTCGAAGCCCGCGACGTTCCCGCGCTGTTCTTCTGCGAGGGGCGTCGACTCGCCGAACACCCCGACCACGCCCGGCGAGCGGTCGAGGCGGGATTCCACCTCGGCAACCACACCTACGCCCATCGACGCGCGTCCGACCTCTCCGTTGAGGAGTTCCGGGACGAACTCGACCGTACCGAGTCGCTTCTGGACGACGTCTACGACCGCGCCTCGGCGACCCGTCCGGCCCGGGTGTTCCGGTTCCCGTACGGCGATACGGGTGGCGACCGGGGCGAGCGATTCCAGCGGATGCTGGCCGACGGCGGGTTCGTCCCGCCGGACCTGACCCGAATCGGGGACGACCGGTATCGGGAGCGCCGCGGCGACGACCGCGACTGGTACTGGACCGTCGACGTCGAGGACTGGACGGCCGATTCGGCGTCCGAACTCCGCGATCGCGTCGAGGCGGCCGCGGACCGCCTCAAGGACGCGTCGAACGATATCGTCCTGTTCCACGATTCGGGGAACACCATCGAGCAGTTCGAGGCGTTCGTCGACCAGTTCCTGGAGAACGGCGTCGCGTTCGCCGACCCGTTGGACCTCGTGGACTGA
- a CDS encoding TetR/AcrR family transcriptional regulator codes for MPEQGDEERAPDADDEAFWEQFDTHEMLMEATVWVLAEEGFRGLTLRKVAERAGKNRGLVHYYFDSKDDLLRSLLDHVFDGTKRLLGIEEADDPEEKLWTALRFFAYGPGGVDEHGRHYQMAIFQLQALAAHDPELRERFARNYRYTVDLVADIIEEGIEAGTFRTVDPEATAVFLVATVDGARNAELSLDVEATRETALDGVERFVSEMLLV; via the coding sequence ATGCCCGAACAGGGGGACGAGGAGCGCGCGCCGGACGCCGACGACGAGGCGTTCTGGGAGCAGTTCGACACGCACGAGATGCTCATGGAGGCGACCGTCTGGGTCCTGGCCGAGGAAGGGTTCCGGGGCCTGACGCTCCGGAAGGTCGCCGAACGGGCGGGCAAGAACCGCGGACTGGTCCACTACTACTTCGACTCCAAGGACGACCTGCTCCGGTCGCTCCTCGACCACGTCTTCGACGGGACGAAGCGTCTGCTGGGAATCGAGGAGGCCGACGACCCGGAGGAGAAACTCTGGACCGCATTGCGCTTCTTTGCATACGGGCCGGGAGGAGTCGACGAACACGGGCGCCACTACCAGATGGCCATCTTCCAGCTTCAGGCGCTCGCGGCCCACGACCCGGAACTCCGCGAGCGGTTCGCGCGGAACTACCGCTACACAGTCGACCTGGTGGCCGACATCATCGAGGAGGGGATCGAGGCGGGGACGTTCCGGACCGTCGATCCGGAAGCGACCGCCGTCTTTCTCGTCGCGACCGTCGACGGCGCGCGCAACGCGGAGCTTTCCCTCGACGTCGAGGCCACGCGCGAGACGGCGCTAGATGGCGTCGAGCGGTTCGTCTCCGAGATGCTCCTCGTCTGA